A single Vigna radiata var. radiata cultivar VC1973A chromosome 8, Vradiata_ver6, whole genome shotgun sequence DNA region contains:
- the LOC106772791 gene encoding homogentisate solanesyltransferase, chloroplastic, translating into MELSLSPTPHRVPSTIPYLNSARLSTKATLGFSSHFHSIGLQHHQQRCCSIPVSKRPQRPSSIRACTGVGAAGSDRPLVERLLDLKDACWRFLRPHTIRGTALGSFALVARALIEHTNLIKWSLLFKAFSGLFALICGNGYIVGINQIYDISIDKVNKPYLPIAAGDLSVQSAWFLVIFFAVAGLLIVGFNFGPFILSLYTLGLFLGTIYSVPPFRMKRFPVAAFLIIATVRGFLLNFGVYYATRAALGLAFEWSSPVVFITTFVTFFALVIAITKDLPDVEGDRKYQISTFATKLGVRNIAFLGSGILLMNYIVSVLAAVYMPQDFRSWLLIPAHMTFAISLIYQARVLEQANYTKDAISGFYRFIWNLFYAEYAIFPFI; encoded by the exons ATGGAGCTCTCACTTTCTCCAACTCCACATCGGGTTCCTTCCACAATTCCCTATTTGAATTCAGCTAGACTGAGCACTAAGGCCACACTTGGTTTTTCCAGTCACTTCCACTCAATAGGGTTGCAACATCACCAACAAAGATGCTGCTCAATTCCGGTTTCCAAGAGACCCCAGAGACCCAGTTCCATAAGG GCTTGCACTGGAGTTGGAGCTGCTGGATCTGATCGTCCATTAGTTGAAAGACTTTTAGATTTGAAAGATGCTTGCTGGAGATTTTTAAGGCCTCATACTATACGTGGTACAGCACTAGGCTCATT TGCTTTGGTGGCAAGAGCATTGATTGAGCACACAAATTTGATAAAGTGGTCTCTTTTGTTCAAAGCTTTCTCTGGTCTTTTTGCCCTGATTTGTGGAAATGGTTATATAGTTGGCATCAATCAAATCTATGACATTAGCATTGACAA GGTAAACAAACCTTACTTACCTATAGCTGCCGGAGATCTTTCTGTCCAATCTGCATGGTTCttggttatattttttgcaGTAGCTGGGCTGTTGATTGTGGGGTTCAACTTTGGGCCCTTCATTTTATCTCTTTACACACTTGGCCTTTTCTTGGGTACCATCTATTCCGTTCCTCCATTTAGAATGAAACGCTTTCCTGTTGCTGCATTTCTTATAATTGCTACG GTACGAGGGTTTCTCCTTAACTTTGGTGTCTACTATGCCACCAGAGCTGCTCTTGGACTTGCATTTGAATGGAG CTCTCCTGTGGTTTTCATCACAACCTTTGTAACATTTTTCGCATTGGTAATTGCTATAACAAAAGATCTTCCTGATGTTGAAGGAGATCGCAA GTATCAAATATCAACCTTTGCTACAAAATTAGGAGTTCGGAACATTGCTTTCCTTGGTTCTGGAATTTTGCTGATGAACTATATTGTTTCAGTATTGGCAGCAGTTTACATGCCTCAG GATTTCAGGAGTTGGCTGCTCATACCAGCTCACATGACTTTTGCAATAAGCTTGATTTACCAG GCACGGGTACTAGAACAAGCAAATTATACCAAG GATGCAATATCAGGATTCTATCGATTCATATGGAATCTGTTCTATGCTGAGTATGCAATATTTCCTTTCATATAG
- the LOC106770052 gene encoding IQ domain-containing protein IQM6 isoform X2, translating to MMVGGSVELESMFSLRSPKADLEKDFGKPESTKSRDSSGKWLEKNTYTPLRGTHSMWDQAALRLQKVYKSFRTRRQLADCAVLAEQRWWKALDFAELKRSSISFFDIEKPETAMSRWSRARKRAAKVGKGLSKDVRARKLALQHWLEAIDPRHRYGHNLQFYYVKWLRCDSSEPFFYWLDVGEGKEVLSERCSRLKLQQQCIKYLGPVERMDYEVAFENGRLMYKKSGKPVDTTGKAKWIFVLSTSKTLYVGQKTKGTFQHSSFLAGGATLSAGRLVAEDGVLKAVWPHSGHYLPTEENFEELMSFLVENNVDLTDVKKNPDDEEEDIAGNNQDMFQQNLLEALKPRNTETESHNTSPEKLSDLRNEDSNADSTSQPPLSKLSLRLGSKIARIEIPKRVIVPEVFGEQESGPRTQFYSPYASSDSGYETAGESFIKEEEFMVSKSNMFAEHQNEDGNTIPKEQILKRIDSHKGRKSYQLANHLSTKWTTGAGPRIGCMRDYPLELQNLILEQQNLSPRIRTTNPSPRLPPLSRFSPHIAFPPAPSALSS from the exons ATGATGGTTGGAGGTTCGGTCGAGCTAGAAAGCATGTTTTCTTTAAGATCTCCTAAAGCAGATTTGGAAAAGGACTTTGGTAAACCAGAAAGCACAAAGAGTAGAGACAGTAGTGGTAAGTGGTTGGAGAAAAACACATACACGCCTTTGCGGGGGACACATAGTATGTGGGATCAAGCTGCGCTGAGGTTGCAGAAAGTTTACAAAAGTTTTAGGACAAGGAGGCAACTTGCAGATTGTGCAGTTCTTGCAGAGCAGAGATG GTGGAAGGCTTTGGATTTTGCTGAACTTAAGCGCAGTTCAATATCCTTTTTTGACATTGAGAAACCGGAGACCGCCATGTCACGGTGGTCTAGGGCGAGGAAGAGGGCTGCCAAG GTTGGAAAGGGTCTGTCTAAGGATGTGAGGGCTCGGAAACTTGCTTTGCAGCACTGGCTAGAGGCA ATTGACCCTCGACATCGCTATGGTCACaatcttcaattttattatgTGAAATGGCTTCGCTGTGATAGCTCTGAACCTTTCTTCTATTG GCTTGATGTTGGGGAAGGCAAGGAAGTACTTTCTGAGAGATGTTCCAGATTAAAACTTCAGCAGCAGTGCATCAAATATCTTGGTCCA GTGGAGAGGATGGATTATGAAGTAGCTTTTGAGAATGGAAGGCTCATGTATAAGAAAAGTGGGAAACCTGTTGACACAACAGGAAAAGCAAAGTGGATTTTTGTACTTAGTACATCCAAGACTCTTTATGTAGGGCAGAAGACCAAGGGCACATTTCAACATTCAAGCTTCCTAGCAGGGGGAGCCACATTGTCTGCTGGTAGACTAGTGGCAGAAGATGGTGTTCTTAAG GCGGTTTGGCCTCACAGTGGGCATTATCTCCCAACAGAAGAAAATTTTGAGGAACTCATGTCATTCCTTGTGGAGAATAACGTGGATCTTACAGATGTAAAG AAAAATCCAGATGACGAAGAAGAAGACATAGCTGGAAACAACCAAGATATGTTCCAACAAAATCTTTTAGAGGCCTTGAAACCTCGAAACACTGAAACAGAAAGCCACAACACATCACCTGAAAAGCTCTCTGACTTGAGAAATGAGGATTCTAATGCTGATTCAACCTCTCAACCACCCTTGTCAAAATTGTCTCTAAGATTGGGATCAAAAATAGCTAGAATTGAGATACCAAAAAGAGTTATAGTACCTGAAGTTTTTGGAGAGCAAGAAAGCGGTCCTCGTACCCAATTTTATTCTCCGTATGCGTCATCAGACAGTGGTTATGAGACAGCAGGAGAATCATTCATAAAGGAGGAGGAATTCATGGTTTCAAAATCAAACATGTTTGCTGAACATCAAAATGAAGATGGGAATACTATTCCAAAGGAGCAAATCTTGAAGAGGATAGATTCACACAAGGGAAGGAAATCATATCAATTGGCTAATCACTTGTCTACTAAATGGACAACAGGTGCAGGCCCTCGAATTGGTTGCATGAGAGACTACCCATTAGAGCTTCAGAATTTGATTTTGGAACAGCAAAATTTGTCTCCAAGGATAAGAACAACGAATCCATCTCCTCGGCTACCACCTTTATCCCGTTTCAGCCCTCATATTGCTTTTCCACCTGCTCCAAGTGCCTTAAGCAGCTAG
- the LOC106770052 gene encoding IQ domain-containing protein IQM6 isoform X1, with translation MMVGGSVELESMFSLRSPKADLEKDFGKPESTKSRDSSGKWLEKNTYTPLRGTHSMWDQAALRLQKVYKSFRTRRQLADCAVLAEQRWLVSTHVPGWKALDFAELKRSSISFFDIEKPETAMSRWSRARKRAAKVGKGLSKDVRARKLALQHWLEAIDPRHRYGHNLQFYYVKWLRCDSSEPFFYWLDVGEGKEVLSERCSRLKLQQQCIKYLGPVERMDYEVAFENGRLMYKKSGKPVDTTGKAKWIFVLSTSKTLYVGQKTKGTFQHSSFLAGGATLSAGRLVAEDGVLKAVWPHSGHYLPTEENFEELMSFLVENNVDLTDVKKNPDDEEEDIAGNNQDMFQQNLLEALKPRNTETESHNTSPEKLSDLRNEDSNADSTSQPPLSKLSLRLGSKIARIEIPKRVIVPEVFGEQESGPRTQFYSPYASSDSGYETAGESFIKEEEFMVSKSNMFAEHQNEDGNTIPKEQILKRIDSHKGRKSYQLANHLSTKWTTGAGPRIGCMRDYPLELQNLILEQQNLSPRIRTTNPSPRLPPLSRFSPHIAFPPAPSALSS, from the exons ATGATGGTTGGAGGTTCGGTCGAGCTAGAAAGCATGTTTTCTTTAAGATCTCCTAAAGCAGATTTGGAAAAGGACTTTGGTAAACCAGAAAGCACAAAGAGTAGAGACAGTAGTGGTAAGTGGTTGGAGAAAAACACATACACGCCTTTGCGGGGGACACATAGTATGTGGGATCAAGCTGCGCTGAGGTTGCAGAAAGTTTACAAAAGTTTTAGGACAAGGAGGCAACTTGCAGATTGTGCAGTTCTTGCAGAGCAGAGATGGTTAGTTTCAACACATGTACCTGG GTGGAAGGCTTTGGATTTTGCTGAACTTAAGCGCAGTTCAATATCCTTTTTTGACATTGAGAAACCGGAGACCGCCATGTCACGGTGGTCTAGGGCGAGGAAGAGGGCTGCCAAG GTTGGAAAGGGTCTGTCTAAGGATGTGAGGGCTCGGAAACTTGCTTTGCAGCACTGGCTAGAGGCA ATTGACCCTCGACATCGCTATGGTCACaatcttcaattttattatgTGAAATGGCTTCGCTGTGATAGCTCTGAACCTTTCTTCTATTG GCTTGATGTTGGGGAAGGCAAGGAAGTACTTTCTGAGAGATGTTCCAGATTAAAACTTCAGCAGCAGTGCATCAAATATCTTGGTCCA GTGGAGAGGATGGATTATGAAGTAGCTTTTGAGAATGGAAGGCTCATGTATAAGAAAAGTGGGAAACCTGTTGACACAACAGGAAAAGCAAAGTGGATTTTTGTACTTAGTACATCCAAGACTCTTTATGTAGGGCAGAAGACCAAGGGCACATTTCAACATTCAAGCTTCCTAGCAGGGGGAGCCACATTGTCTGCTGGTAGACTAGTGGCAGAAGATGGTGTTCTTAAG GCGGTTTGGCCTCACAGTGGGCATTATCTCCCAACAGAAGAAAATTTTGAGGAACTCATGTCATTCCTTGTGGAGAATAACGTGGATCTTACAGATGTAAAG AAAAATCCAGATGACGAAGAAGAAGACATAGCTGGAAACAACCAAGATATGTTCCAACAAAATCTTTTAGAGGCCTTGAAACCTCGAAACACTGAAACAGAAAGCCACAACACATCACCTGAAAAGCTCTCTGACTTGAGAAATGAGGATTCTAATGCTGATTCAACCTCTCAACCACCCTTGTCAAAATTGTCTCTAAGATTGGGATCAAAAATAGCTAGAATTGAGATACCAAAAAGAGTTATAGTACCTGAAGTTTTTGGAGAGCAAGAAAGCGGTCCTCGTACCCAATTTTATTCTCCGTATGCGTCATCAGACAGTGGTTATGAGACAGCAGGAGAATCATTCATAAAGGAGGAGGAATTCATGGTTTCAAAATCAAACATGTTTGCTGAACATCAAAATGAAGATGGGAATACTATTCCAAAGGAGCAAATCTTGAAGAGGATAGATTCACACAAGGGAAGGAAATCATATCAATTGGCTAATCACTTGTCTACTAAATGGACAACAGGTGCAGGCCCTCGAATTGGTTGCATGAGAGACTACCCATTAGAGCTTCAGAATTTGATTTTGGAACAGCAAAATTTGTCTCCAAGGATAAGAACAACGAATCCATCTCCTCGGCTACCACCTTTATCCCGTTTCAGCCCTCATATTGCTTTTCCACCTGCTCCAAGTGCCTTAAGCAGCTAG